In Haliaeetus albicilla chromosome 26, bHalAlb1.1, whole genome shotgun sequence, the sequence AGGCTgaattttcctgaaaatctgTTAGTTCAGAGGGAATGGCTGGGAGGGCAGAGACctgggcagccctggggctggggcggTGCAGGGCAACTGGGAGCAGCCACAAAAGGGGCAAAACCCCCATTTCCACACTGGGCAGAGGGACTTGAGGCAGACCTTCCCGGGGGGAGCCCGGGCCTGTCCCGTGGGCAGGGCCAGAGGACGCTGCTCCCGTGGGGCAGAGGTGCTGGCCCCAGGTGCGGGTGCAGCCCCCggcagggcagggatggggccAGGTGGCAATTAACAGCTATTAGGGCACGCAGGGCCCCCCGACAATCCCACAAGCTGTGGCACAACCTTTGCTTTCTCCTACTGGGGTTGATAaacatttaaacataaaaaaagaaatcaataaacCCTAGCAGGAGATGAACCCTTGCGTTTGCAAGCAGCAAAGTCTGCGTGGCGCCTGGGGGATGGCCGGGAGGGATCACGACAGGAGCCCACAGCAGACGGCGGAGCAGGTGCGTGTTTCCATCCCACAGTAAATATGAGATTCAGTTCCTGAATCTCcgctgcttttcttttttgtgaaaGACCCTCTTTTCTGTGGGTTATTAGGCGGGAGAGCCACCCAGATGTGCTTCCTCTGAGGTCTCTCACTCGGCGCAGTTGTCTGTTAAGCTGGATGATGGCAGAGACTTATCTCCAGCAGGATGAGAAGGTGCCAAGCAGGGCCAACCCCATCCTGGGAGGCAGCATGGGGACCAGCCTTGAGCACGACGAGCGCTCATGGTCCTGCCACCCGCACCCGCGCGACAACAATCTCCTTCCCGGTGAGGGCAGCTGCTCTGCGGGAACCGGGGGCTCACTGGGGTTTGCTTGGCTCCCGCAGGCACCCACCAGCCACGCGGGACCAAGGCCAGTGAGCTGCCGCTCTTCGCCCAAGCCGCCTTCAGCCAGCTCAGAGTTGAACCACTTTTAATGATCAAACATGTGATTTTTGTCTAAGTGTTTGTCAGCAAATGAAGATAATGCTCTTCTGCTTTACAGGGGTTATTCCAAGGATTAATTAGTTGATGTTTCTTGAAGTACTTTGAAGATGTGGAGTGCTAGATAAGTGCTGCGCTTTATAAGCTGATCAGGCACTGcagttatttttccattttgcgTCTCATTCCCAAAGTGTTTGTACAAAACAAATTCCACATGAGCATGCGGTTACTGTAGGCGCTTCTCACATTGGGGCTTTGCAGGGTGGCAGCAGATGCCCCCACCCGCCCTCAAAGCTGTGATTTCCCCTGTTAGTATAACGTGTCCCAAAGGAGAGGAGCCAGACCCTCCTGGCACTCTCAGGGGGCCCTGCCGTGGCCCCACTTCCCCACCCCGGTCCATGGGACACGTCCCCACCAGCACAGGCGGCAGCAGTCACCCGGAGTGGGCGGCAGCGTTCGGGGGTGCAGTGAGAGACCCTCCCAGCACTGCTTGCAGGGATGTGAGCCGGAGGGGACTGCACCTCTCGGGCAGCTCATGTAGAGAGAAAtctcttttcctcccatttcATGAGCAGTTTTCTGGCAGCGAGTAAAGCGCAGGGTCTCAGCTCTCACAGAAGGAATGCGCATGTCGTTGCGGACAGGCCGACCTTTGCATCTGCTCCTGGCTGTTCCTGGCAGCCGGGGCTCCCGAGGGGGACCCTGAGCAGAGCAAGCCAGCCACCCAGCTATGCCGGCTTCTTGCCCTTCCTGCCACAGCAAGACGAAGCCTAATGAGCCACATTTTCTAAAGAGATTAAAATACTTGATGAACATGTGATGCTCAGCACAAGCGTGACTCTGGTAACTGCTGCCAGCGGCTGCACCTTTGTCCCCCTCATGCTCAAGGCAAGCAGCAGTGTCTCAGGGGAGCGAGTGTCAGATTTTGCAGGACTTGTTTCAGGTTAGAAGACGGTTTCTGGTGAAGAATCATTACTGCCCCATCAACGCTAATTCAAGCTGGAGAAATCATTGGCATAATTATTTACAACTGTGCAATTtctgaaaattgtatttttgttaCCATAGTTATTGATCTTGAAAAGGGCTATAAATTAACTTGACAGTTTACATAGTCCTTCACACTTGGATTATTTCTCTGCTTGACTTGCGCTGTGTGTTGAACTTTCAGCACCATCCAATTACAGTCATTCAAAGAgtgtatttaaacatttttcttatgcaactgaaagatattttaattataataCAGAAGAACTTGAAGCAAATACCAAGTCACCCCCACATCGCAGGACAGCTCGCCTTGAGGTGGGTGCGGGGGGATGCCGAATGCCTGGCTTCATGGCAACGTGGGTGTGgcctggccctgctgcagctctgggaggGCCGGGGGCCCCGGGAGCCCCCCAGGTGCTTGGCAGCGGTGGTCCCCACGGGGCCAGCACCTCCCCGGGGCGCCCAGGCAGCTCCGTGTCCTCTCACCCTGGAGCAGGGccctcagccagcaccagcaAAATGCAATTCTCACCTGGCCAGACCAGTTCACAGCTTCACATGTTCAGTGTTTGTCCCCAGAATTGATCTCTGATGGAAAAAGGGATGCTTAATGACACATAAACACCTCATAATTCATCCTCTGTGCTCTCTGGAGACTGTGACAGGAACAAATCACAGCAAGCCTGGGTTTCTGGGGGGCCCACAGCATCTCTGGCCAGAAATGGCCAAATCCTGCACCCTGCAGGAGTGCGGTGCAAGTGGCAGCATGTGGGACAGTCACCGCTGGGTGACGCGGTGGGGACTGGAAGGACGTGGCATGGTGGCCACCCAGGGCTGTGCCCGTGCCCAGCAGGTACTGCTgcggccccggcccctgccTCGGGGACAGGGATCTTGAGCCCTGGCAGTGCCAGAGCTGCCATCCCGAGGGGCTCCCAGCAcctgccctgtcctgccccATCTCCCCTGGGGCACTGCCACTGTGGGGCCGTGCGGAGACGCGGCACTGGTGAAACAGGGATGGGAAGGGGCGCAGGGGACCCAGGGCCTTACGTAAAGGGTTTGTGGCAATCCTGTGGCTTCAGAGGGAAGATGACTGTGCTTCATCAGAAGTGAACTGGGAAAATCAGCAACATCTGGTGCCTGCTGGCTAGGACGCCTCCCTGGCATGTGAGGAAAATCTCCAGTTGTCCTCTCAGATTAAGGGATTTTACTGTTTGCTCACAGTTTTGTACATGCAAAACAGGCTGGCCCCGGCCAGGCTCGGAGGTCCccttgctgcagcaggagcctgCCCGAAGCCCCAGCTTAAATCCCTGCCCAAAGCCCCAACATAAATCCCTGCCCAAGGCCCCTACCCAAAGCCCCAGCCTAATCCCCCAACCCAGCCCCCCTATCCAGACCCCCAACCCAAGGAGCTATCTGCGCTCGCTGCTCTGGCCAGCCCTGCATGGACACCCCACCCTTGGGAAGTGTCTTTTGGGATGACTCTGGGGCAGTGTGGAGCTCGTGGCTCTGGCAGCCTGGCCCCAGCGCCCCGCACTCCCCCCAAGTAGGTGGCTGCAGCTCGCTGCATAGTATTTATTCATTCtatcacagagaagaaaatctcaTTAAATTAGTCCAGGTTTCTGCAGGGACACCTGGTGCCGGTAGGTGGAAGGTGGCCAGGGGTGGGGGTCCAGCATTTCATCATTCACAGTgatgggagatggggcagagatGCCGTCCCTTGCCAGGGCTGGCTGTGCCCCATGGGGTGGGGTGGTCAGAGCCGAGCTTGCCCAGGCAGGGTGGCCGGATGTGCGGGGATGCCCTGCTGTGGCCCCTCAGACCTCCAGCTTCTTCTTCATCTCCATGCGGTAGATGATCTGGTAGCCGTCATCCCAGGCGTAGATCTGCCTCTCCCGGGGGCTGTATTTCATGCTGGAGTGGGAGCCATAGCGCTTGGGGAAGTAGACAAGGGAGGCGTCCTCGGGGGCCAGCGTGCCACTGACATCGAAGACGCACTGCACGCGGGAGCGGCTGGGCAGGCGGGTGTTGTAGACCACGTGCAGCGTCCCGCACACCACGAAGGCGCCCTCAGCATTCTCCCGCGGGCATGGCGTGTCCCACATCTGCTCGATGTCCAGTGAGGTGGGGTCCAGCTTGGCCAGGCATATGTTCTTCTCGTCCTCCTTGGTGGCGTAGATGGCCCAGAGCCCCTCTTCGTCGGCCGCCACCTCGATGTAGGTAAAGGGGGAGAGCCCAAAGACAGGGATCTGCTCTTCAGCTGGGAACACCGAGCTGTCCACCACCGTCTTGTTGGCCAGGTTGAACTTGATCACCTGGAAGGATCCCTGCTGGCGGATGTAGTAGAGGTGCCCATCATAGACGAGGTGCCCAGTGCCCACCCAGGGGTAGGGCAGCTTGATGCGGGCGGCCTTGCGGGTGGCAGAGAACAGGGTGAACTCCCGTATGCGGGGGAAGACATACACCGTGTCGTTGGCAGTGCCGTCGAAGACGTAGATCTTCTCGGAGTTTCCTGTGGCATCCTTGGTCCACAGCCCTGAGGTGCTGCCGAAACGCTTCAGGATCTTCATGGCTCTGACACTTGCGATGGTATCGCTGCAGTCTGCAAGAGCAGGGCAGCTGTGAAAGCCTGGAAGCCACCCGGCCCTGCAGCGGGGACTGTTCCCTCCCCGTGCCAGTCACACAGGTCCCGCTGCATCCCACCCCGGCCCTCAGGCAACTGCCTTGCAAACTCGCTGAAGAGGTTGCAGTGCTGTCCCTGGTGGCATCGAGAAGTCCCCTTGTGCACCCGTGCCACGGGCAGGGGAGGCCACCCTCATGCCAGCTCTGCCCCAAGAGCTCTGGAGAAGCCGAAGGCCTGGGGCTTGGATGCGGCTCCCAGGCAGCTGTGGGGATGCAGGATTTTGTGCCAGAGACACCTGAGAGATGCCCTGCCATGGACGTAATGCCATGGCGCACGGCCGGGGGAGACTTGGACCTGGGTGGGCTGGGAAGCCCTGGGGTAACCCCACCCCCGGGTCCATCTCTCCGGGGAGCCACAGCAACCCCTCACCTGTGAGCTTGGTGTATTTCTCATTCTTCCTCTGCTTGGCTGTGGCCACCTGCTTCTCCATCAGCGTCTCATCCACCTCCACGCAGGGTGGCGCAGGGTTCTGGGTCTCCAGGTAGTCCACCTCACGCTCCAGCCGGTCCACACGCACTGCTGCGCTCTCTGCCTCCGACCGCATCGCCTCCCGCTCCTTCTCCGCTGTCTCAAGCATCCCCAGCACCTGGTTCTTGAAGTCCCGCAGCTCCGTGGAGTAGCGGCTGCTCTGGTCATGCCACTGTGAGATCCTCTCCTGGGATGGCCAAGCGGACACTGAGATCTCTGCACTTCACAGCCCAGCCACGGTAGCCATCCCACCGCCTGCGCGTGGCTGTGGGAGCCCCCAGAGCCACACGGCACTGCAACGCTGGCGCTCGCGTCTCTGGGTCCCATCCCACCACGCTCCTGCACCCGCGGTGCTCCCAGAGCCCCGGTGCTCCCGCACCCACGATGCTCCCAGAGCCCCAGTGCTCCCGCACCTGCGATGCCCCCGCTCCCACGATCCGCCTGTCCCACAGTGCTCCCATGCCCATCACGCTCCTGTGCCTGCGAGGCTCGTGCTGGGCTGTGCGGGGCcctggcaggggcaggggcaccccacaccagctctgctctgtccccagcccagctcctcctcgCCCCAGGCCTGCTTCCACCACCAGGGCGGAAGGCCCCGGGAGCCCCACGGCAGGGCTAAGTGGGGCCAGCGTGGGTCCCTACCTCCAGGAGGGTGAGTCGCCGCTCCACGTACTCCatgaactgctgctgctgggcgTGGAGGGCCACGGCGAGGAGCGGCAAAAGGAGCAGGCAGCGCCAGGGCCCCATGGCTGTCAGAGAGTGCAGCCTCCACCTCAGTGCTCAGGAATGCTCCGGCCTCTCGAAGCCCTTATTGAATCCAGATGtgaagaggggaggagaggctgcTCCACTCCCTGCAGACCAGCCCCAGGCGCCTTAACCCCTTCGCGCCCCAGCGGGTGCCCACACTGACCCTGCAGCGTGCCAGCGAGCCGTGGGGCCGGGGCAGGAGCCCGTGGACACGCTGCTGCGGGTGCATGTGGCATGCGGGGAGTGAGCAGTGGGGagtgctgcagcagccccatgcagcAAGGGTAGGACGTGTCCTCTGGCGCTGGGGACAGTGTGAGTGGTAGCGTGGGGCCAAGCTGGGCCTGGTGCAAAGCCATGGGCACAGCCACGGCCCTGGCTCCTGGTGTGCCGATCCGCAGAGGTGCCCGAGGCAGACGGCCAGCCGGAGCTTGCCTCGGCCACACTCCAGGTCTGGTGGAGTCAAAGCTGGGCCAGCACTGCGGCCACCAGCCCCCCGAAGCCTGCGGTACCCCCTGTCCTGGCTGCTGAGCCGggagctcctgcctgcccctgcctcaCGCTGGGGTCCTGCAGAgtccccccctgccccgagAAGAGCCATTCTGGCCCAGCAGCTCAGTCAACTGCCAGCAGTCATTCCAGGGGCTGCCCCACCAGACATGCCTGCACCCTGTCATTTGGGGACGTTTGCTCAGCGCCTGCTCCTGAGGCTGCCCGAGTGCCACTGTGGAGCcacacagcagctcctgcaccCCTTGTGCTGGCCGAGGGACAGGGCAGGGCCCCGGTGCAGCGTGATGGACAGAGACTGCAGCTCCGTGCCCAGGACGCAGCCAGGCCCGCGGTCGCACCTGCAACCCGCCCAACCTGGCGGTGCTGCCGGCACCGGCCGGGGCACCAGCCGTGGCCCGTGGGTTTcctgggctctgcctgcagatCTGCATGGGGTTGAGGGTCTGCCGCATCCATGCACAGGACTGCGGTGCTGCGCGCGGGGCGAGTGTGCCACCTAGTGCTCCTGCATCCCGCGTCCTGCCAGGCTGCACAGCACAGGCCACGCAGGGCCCCCAAAGGAAGCTGCCGTGCTGGCAGGGGCCGGGCTCGGCCCCAGCAcctctctgctgcctttcaCACGAGGCCATTGCTTGGGTGGACGACTGGGACTGGGGTGCCAGCGAAGCACAGTTCACCCGCGGGCCAGGGTGCATCTCCACCTGCCTGGGTTAGTGACACTGAGCACGCCAGCGCTCGGCCCTTCGGTGCTTTTAGGGCGGTTGACTGAGCCCACCCCAGGCGCCGAGGTCGCTGGGGAGCTCAGCCCACGCTGGCGCTGGAGCAGTTTCAGGCTGACACTGGTCTCTCACGCTTCTTGCCCCGCTCCCGCAGGACTCACCCCGCAGACTCTGTTGGATGCGCCCCAGACGCTCCTCTGGGCAAACGCAGCAGACACAGGCTGCTGGGTCCAGGGAGGACCTGGGCTGCCGTGGGAGGTGCAGAGTGCCCCCGGGACCCAGGGACTTGCACCAGGCAGGGGGCTTTGGCAGCCATTTCCTTCCGCAACTGCCCCTGCAAGGACAGGACATCTGAGAAGAGGCCTTCTTCACTGGCAGTCTCCCCCCGCCAGCCCACCCAGAGGCTTCCAAAGTGCTCCCCAAGAGACAAACACTGAGCCTTCCTCTGCACTCCCAACCCCATCGCTGCCCAGCCTCAGTTACAGGCGTTCTGGGAAGGGAGGGACTCTGTCCTCACCTCCTACTGAAGTCTTCCCGGGCATCCAAGTGTCTAGCAAGATCAGAAGGGAGAGATTATTTTCAGCACCTCCCAGCAGCATCTAACCCAAGTAGGATTCAGACCAGAATGAGAGACTATACAGCAGTACAGCCACCTTCAGCAGTCCTCAGAGCACCTAAGCTAGACGTGCGAAGTCAAGCGCATTTATGAACATAAACCGAGGTGAtgggaaagcttttttttcacttgagaTAGTCCTGATCACCGGCTTACCCCCCAGGAGCACCACCAACAGCCGCAGGGCCCGTGGCACAGCAGCTGCCCAGCTGGTACAGCTCGCTGGGGGCTGGTCCTGCCTCGGCTGCTCGAgccagggcccagctctgctgcccggCACGGTGCGACACACACTGCCTTCGCTCTGAGACGAGCTTGCAAAGGATCTCGCGCACACTACCCCTGAATGTACAGCTGCACCACGCTGTCAGCAGCGAAGGATTAACAGTTAGTGCTCATATTTCATCCTGGATATGCCAAAACCCCTTTTCCGTCCCCTTTAATAGATCAAGTGACCAAATGAATAGAGTACAGAAAATTAACCCTTTTTATTGATGCATTGCAATTGTTCTACATTTTTACCATATTATgtagaaaatacttaaaatacaagCTACTTTGTAAAACCAAAGACAAACATTGAATCCAAAGATAAACTATGTTTTCACAATGGACCCTTTTCCCATATAGTTagtattaaatttttaaatatctatttcttttgttaaaatGATTTTTACATACCCCCTAAGTACATCAGCAATACAAACATAGATCAGTAATTGTCAGAAACTACCTGTATCTAGCGGcttgtaaaaaggaaaagcacaaccataaaagaaagttaaatttTACACAGTAACTAGCATAtcaaatacatttaataaaGGAGGAATTCCATTGCAATATCAAGGATTCAAGCAGAAATACTAACATTACATATAATGTACTGCTACATGTAGTGAGATAGATATATTTCAAGCTGAATCTGAAATCACACATTATATAAAGTTTAGCAACAAACAACCATGTGGACATGCGGCACCATTcagaagtttaaataaaaaagaaagcagggctgtgccaaTCCTGTCATTTAGAAGCAATTTAGTTTCATGTACTAAAAGAAATTGCCGAGTCAGAGGTAAATTACTGCGTCCCATCAACTAGGTGCTAAGCAGGAAAGCCTCAGAAGTTGCCTCTGCAGTGGCTATCACAGCTGCGAATACAGGTCAGGTAATAGGAACTACTAATTTAACAGTTCAAGAATCACACAGACAAGTCTAGATGGGACTACGGTTATCAAATAGTAAAAAGGTGAATCCCAAACtagttttaaaaaagttaaaggaCTCCCAATTTCTATCCAGAGATAGCacatttctttacaaaatatgTGTAGTGGCTCCGACAATGAGGAGAGTCAATTCTTTAACCTAATTTGAAGCTGGATATGCAAGGGAAGAAGGGATGTATCTCCTTAGAGCAGACTACAATACACTTAAATTGGGCAGTACATACGGGGGCCAGGCTGGGATTCGACGCACGTGTGAAGCCAGCACCAAGATGAAAATCTGACCCTgctggggtggggttttttgtttgcttggtttatGCTGTGTATCACAGAGGAATTTCAGGGTAATTGACAACTTGTTTTAAATGGAGTACTTGTCATTTTACCTATGTCATTTCCATCTTGTCCTCCTTGTTCCAATACTTTTGGAAACTTGGGACAGTGGAAGACATGACACCATGCTTTGTGAATACATTTGATGGGGTTTAATTATGTAATAGGGACTCTGAAGATAAATGGTCATTTTAATCTGCCTTTTCAGGGGGGAAGTAGGCAAGTTCTTCTCAAAATTATTAGCAGATTTTGCTagagatctttttttcctgctatgaCTTCATGGAAAACGCTTTACTGCTTGTGAAACAGGGAGTAACGTTTTCCTGAAACACAGGAATCGGAGCTTGTTTTGCCTTTTGGTGGAAAGGCACAACTCTGTACCCAAGAGGTATCTCAAGGCAAGTACTGAACACAAGCAATGTAATatggaaaaaagtaagaaagtGCCTACAGCAACAAATAGCATCGTTTACACCAATGATGTGGCATAGCAAGATCAGTTGGTTATCCGCACACTTACAGAAGTGCTCTGACTAAAAATACACTGAACAACAACGTCACTAATGCTACCGTCCAGTTCCAAAGTCCTTGATCCCTCTATTGAAAGAGATGCCAAACCTTAAACAGTTCATCAACTTCAGGTCAGTCCAGACTTTCTTCTATCAATAATGTGGAATTTCAGAAATGACTTTTGCACTTCTTGTCACATACCGGTCAGAGAACTGGCCTCTTTTCCACTGGGACGGAACATAAACTGGGATTCAAGGTTACCAAAACCTCTTATTGCTGCAGTAATATGACCGCTCAAGCCAGTTTATCATCCATTTGGACAAGATACTTAATCTACATACTGAAGATGAGAAATAATTCCTAGTACAAGGGACCCAAGAAAACAAAGTGTAGTTTAAAAACTGCACTGATTATCCAAAATGAGTATTTCCTCTGAACACTAACTAGGGCTACAGCTGACAAACCTTCCCAACAGCTCCACATTAGCAGTAGCAttataaaacttttttaatGGTATTATGTGCTTTACAGCAGGCTCTCTTTGGTATAAATATTCTATCACCAAGCTAGCAATATTTTACAAGAAATGTCTGCTATTAACGTGGGGGAAGGTAACGCCATACTAATCTAATAAAAAGTGATTGCACATTATTTAATCACTTCTGCAATATTAGACTAAACATTCCAATGCATTCCCAGCACTACCTTATTCGAAATGCACTGACAGACATCTAACAGTACATGTGCCATTTCAAGGAAAAGCTTTAAGGAAACATCGCTTCACTCCAAACAAAAATGTAGCTTTTTATGATAGCATTAAAACTGAGAACAATGCACCTATGCAACATACTGCTGTTCTTGCTGTGATAAGCTTAGTGAATTGCTTCAATTCGACGGGGGCTTGCTGGTCCCTCATAAGGCAAGCTCACTGTAAACTCTAGTCACACTACATCATCATTTAAGGCACTACAATAAGGGGACACACCAAACAACTCTTCATCACACATACCTGTGCAAAACAAATCAGAAGGTATCCTTTTCTCTCATGAAGCTCTACTCCTCTCTCAGTGCTACAGTGATGAGCTCTAACCATTGCATTATATCACATACATTCCAACATGAATCaattcattttggtttaaataCAAAGGATACATCAATTCCATCCCCAGGAACGTTTAAGAATTAGACAAACACTAAGTACAGAGTTCAAGTATAACCACTACACATTTTGATTACAAAGACAGAACATTTGGGGTTAGCAGGAAGTTTTGcttgttatatttttctaatCAATATgtacatatttcatttttatgtaaaatattaaaacaccACCAATACAAAACttctaaaatagttttaaattcagtaataaactttaaaatctggattttttttccttttttctttttctttctcttttttttttttttttctgattcctaCATGCATGTACTGTATACAAGTCTTAATAAGAGCGCTTTAAAGTAGCTGTTGACATATCCAGGAGGATACGCTCACAGGAGTATAAAAAGCTGTACATATCAATACAGTGATGTTTCATTGTATTTCAAATTCAACTCCCTCCTAAATGAATCATGTGaggaaaaacagtaagaaaaacagaacaaagaaaagccCTGTGCTTCTGTGAAGGAATCCAGCTCCGTTATAGGGCCAGCATCTAGTAAGTTGCAGAAACCAAATTTTAGAGCAATGCTGCACTATTCATTCTCAACTGGAGACTACAGCATCCTGATGAAGCTGCTGAGTTTGGTTACACAGTGAGATCTTGAATACAGTTTGAAAAACTTAGAAGAATTCTGCAATGAATGCAATAAAAAT encodes:
- the OLFML3 gene encoding olfactomedin-like protein 3 → MGPWRCLLLLPLLAVALHAQQQQFMEYVERRLTLLEERISQWHDQSSRYSTELRDFKNQVLGMLETAEKEREAMRSEAESAAVRVDRLEREVDYLETQNPAPPCVEVDETLMEKQVATAKQRKNEKYTKLTDCSDTIASVRAMKILKRFGSTSGLWTKDATGNSEKIYVFDGTANDTVYVFPRIREFTLFSATRKAARIKLPYPWVGTGHLVYDGHLYYIRQQGSFQVIKFNLANKTVVDSSVFPAEEQIPVFGLSPFTYIEVAADEEGLWAIYATKEDEKNICLAKLDPTSLDIEQMWDTPCPRENAEGAFVVCGTLHVVYNTRLPSRSRVQCVFDVSGTLAPEDASLVYFPKRYGSHSSMKYSPRERQIYAWDDGYQIIYRMEMKKKLEV